CGCCTTCGGATTTGCCACCGATGTCGACGACAACGTCGTTCTGACGGATTTCGGTGATCGTGGCGGTGACGATTGCGCCCTCTTTCAGCTTATCAAAGCCGGACGAGGCGAGCAGGTCTTGCATTATGGAACTCATGTGAACAGATCGAAAAAACGTCGCGTGCTCCGAAGCGCCGGCTTTCCGAGATGACGCCGGTAAAAGCGCCGTGGGTTGATGGTTATACTGACAAAGAGGGCCGATGGGAGCGTCGCGACGACACCGGCCTGAACCTGAAAAATGCCGCGAACGGTCAGAATCGCTGATTTACGAGGGAAACGGCAAGGGCAAACTTGCCCTGCCGCCACTGCCGCCGGCCCTAGGGCGATCAACGCACTAACTGGCTGCTCATCCCAGCCCAGAACGACTCATACAACGGATGGTCGCGCAAACTGGTTTCAGTCCCCTGCCCTGCGCCTTTATTGAAATCATCCTCCACGACTTCCGTAAAAAGCACTCCGACCTCGATGCTGCCATCCGCCGTGGTTTCCAACCGCACCTTGATGGTGCGCTGGCGCGTGCCACGGAGAGCGGCATCACTGGCCAGACCGGAAACGCCTTCGATCACACCTTGCGCGGCGCCCGAACGGGTGATCCGAAAACCAAGTTGACCCGCCGTAGCAACCGCCGCGTCAAAAACCGCCCTCGATTCGCCGGTGAACACGCGCACTTTGTAGCTGGGCCCGGAGAATTTTTCGCGCACGCCCGCACCGAAGTCGTTGCGAACGGACTCACAGCCCGTGAATCCCAGACAGGTCACGGCAAGCAAAACACCCGCCGCCCCACGTATGTGTGCGATGATGCTCACGCGGGTTGCTGCTGAGAGATGCAATGCAGTGTGCCCAGACCCCAGATAAGCTCGTAACAATCAATCGGGATGACCTCACGTCCGGGGAAACACGATGCAATGATGGCATTGGCCTCGGCGTCGCGTTTCTTCTGACGGAAATTCGGCACGAGCACCGCGCCATTGATGATGAGGAAATTCGCGTAGCTCGCCGGCACCGGCTGGCCTTGGAATGCGAAGGGCTTCGGCATCGGCAATTCAACGATGTCGAACTTCTTGCCCTTCGGCGTGCGGAAGGCTTTCAGGCGCTCCAGATTTTCTGCGAGGATTTTGTGGTTCGGATCACGCTTGTTCGACTCTACCACGGTGATGAAACCGTCGGCTTTGTAGAAGCGCGTGATGTCGTCGATGTGGCCGTCGGTGTCATCACCGATGATGCCATCGCCCACCCAGAGAACTTGGGTAACACCGAGGTAATCCTTGAGGTTCTGCTCGATCTGCTCGCGCGTCAGATGAGGATTCCGGTTCTTGTTGAGCAGGCACTGTTCACTGGTGAGCAGCAGTCCCTCGCCGTTCACCTCGATGGAGCCGCCTTCGAGGACCATGTCGTTTTCGAAGCGACGCAGTTTGAGTTTTTTGGCGACGAGCGGAGGGATCGTGTTGTCGAGGTCATAAGGCGGGTATTTCCCACCCCACGCAGTGTGCACCCAATCGGTTACGGCGATCTCGCCGGACTTCTGGTTTTTAACGAAGATAGGGCCGTGATCGCGGCACCACGCATCGTTGGTCGGATGATCGTAGAGCGTGACCTTCGTCAAGTCCGCGCCGGCCTTGGTGATGAGCGACCACGCGCGTTTTTGAAGCGGCGCGCCGATGTTGATGCGCACTTCTTGGAAGCGGCTGATCTGCGCGACAATCTTAGCGAACACGTAGGGAATCGCGCGAAACTGGCCCGGCCACGAAGCACGCTTGTGCGGCCACGAAAGCCAGATGGCGGTCTGCGGAGCCCACTCGGCGGGCATGCGAAAACCAAGTTTCGCCGGAGTCTCCTTCAATTTTTTAGCGGCCATGCTCAGTCGATGAAACGCTTCGTGAGATTTTCGTAGGCGTCGATGCGGCGGTCGCGCAAGAACGGCCAGTGCGTGCGGGTCACGTCCACTTTGCTCATTTCAACCGGGACAACGAGAACCTCTTCCTTATCGACGCTGGCCTTGGCGAGAATCTGTCCGCTCGTGCCGGCGACAAAGGTCTGGCCCCAGAACTCGAGTCCGTCGCCGCCCACGCCATCGATGACTTCGTGACCGATGCGATTGATCGCCGCGACATAGCAACCGTTGGCCACGGCGTGCGAACGCTGGATGGTTTCCCAGGCGCCGTGCTGGTTGACGCCGTATTCGGATTTCTCCGACGGATGCCAGCCGATCGCCGTCGGATAAAACAGAATCTCGGCGCCCTGCATCGCCGTGAGGCGGGCGGCCTCGGGATACCACTGATCCCAGCAGATGAGCACGCCGATACGGCCGAATTTGGTGTCCCAAGCCTTGAAGCCGGTGTCACCGGGCGTGAAGTAGAACTTTTCGTAGAAGAGAGGATCGTCCGGAATGTGCATCTTCCGGTAGATGCCCAGCAATGTGCCGTCGGCATCGATGATCGCGGCCGTGTTATGATAAAGACCGGAGGCGCGCTTCTCGAAGAGCGAGGCGATCACCACAACGCCATGCTTCTTGGCTGCCTTTTGGAAGGCGGCCGTAGTCGGGCCGGGAATCGGCTCGGCAAGATCGAAGAAACGGTGCTCCTCGCTCTGGCAGAAATACTGCGAGGTCACCATTTCCTGCGTGCAGATAATCTGCGCGCCCTTTTTCGCCGCCTGGTCGAGCAGCGAAAGGGTTTTCTTCAGATTGGCCTTGGGGTCGGCAACACAGGCGTGCTGCAGCAGACCGAGTTTGACGATCTTGGGTTTGGGCATGGTCGTGGTCGGAGAAAAAACGGACGCTTAATAAACGACTTTGTTCAGAGGATATTCCACGATGCCTTCGGCACCGAGTTCCTTGAGCTGGGGAATAATTTCGCGGACAACACTCTCGTCGATGATCGTCTCGACGGCAACCCACTCGGGCGAGCTGAGCGGAGACACCGTGGGATTACGCAGCGAAGGCAGCGCCTTGAGCAATGCATCGAGCGACGACTTGGGAAGGTTAAGCTTAAGGCCGACTTTGCTGCCGGCTTCGAGCGCGCCGCGCAGGAGAAGCGCGATGGTCTCGATCTTCTTGCGCTTCGCCGGATTCGCCCAGCTGGCCTTGTTGGCGATCAGCTTGGTGTTGGTATAAAGGAGCGTATCAACAATACGAAGTTTGTTCGCGCGCAGCGACGAGCCGGTCTCGGTAATATCCACGATCGCATCGACGAGATCGGGCACCTTGACTTCGGTAGCGCCCCAGGAGAACTCGATGTCGGCGACGACGCCCTTGTCGGCGAAGAAGCGCTTGGTCGTGTTCATCAGCTCGGTGGCGATGCGCTTGCCGGCGAGATCCTTGATGGTCTGCACGGGAGACGACTCGGGCACGCAGAGAACCCAGCGTGATTTCAAGGTCGAGGCTTTGCTGTAAACCAAGTCGCAAACCTCAACGACGTCGGAGTTGTTTTCCAACACCCAGTCGTGGCCGGTGAGGCCGCAGTCGAAGAACCCGTGCTCGACATAGCGACTCACTTCCTGGGCACGCACGAAGCGGCCATCAAGTTCCGGGTCGTCAATCGACGGCTTATAAGAGCGGGAACTCGTCGTTATTTTCCAACCCGCTTTTGCAAACAGGTTTTTAGTGGATTCCTCGAGGCTGCCCTTCGGCAGTCCGAGCATAAGCAAGGGAGCATTTGCAGACACGCGGCCAAGGGACACGCCGACGAAAGGCCCTTCAAGTTTATTCGCGACCGACACGGAACTGACACGAACACCACGTTTCTTTTGACATCGGTAGTTGAATTGTAAAAAACCTCTCCAGTCTCCTTCCACACGTTTACTTTATCTCCTCACATGCGCGCCGAACCCAAGCCTCTCATTCTCGTCATCGAGGACGAAGAAGAACTGGCTAAACTGATCTGCCTGCATCTGGAAGAAGCCGGGATGCAAACCCAGGTTTACAACCGTTGCGCCCTCGCCCTTCGGTTCCTTAAAAAGAATTTCGCAAACCTTCTGCTACTCGACGTCAACCTCCCCGATCAATCGGGCTTTGCGCTCCTCGAAGAACTTAAGTCCAACGACATTAACGTCCCCACGATTTTCCTGACCGGCAACGCCCTTGAGGTAAACAAGGTCCGCGGCCTCGAACTCGGTGGCGACGACTACATCACCAAGCCGTTCGGTTTCCCCGAACTGGTTGCCCGCATCCGCGCCGTGCTCCGCCGTGCCGAGTCGAACACGGACATGAATCTCACCAAAAATGTGCGCGTGCTCGACGAGCCCTTTGAGTTCTGCGGTGCTCAAATCGTCCCCGTCCGCCTCGAAATTGAATTCGGCAAAGGCAAAAACGAAAAGATCGGCCGCAAGGAACTCGGTATTCTCGCCTACATTCACGAGAACCGCGGTTCCGTGATCACTCGCAAGGCGCTCATTCATTCCGTCTGGGGCATCCACGCTGACGTAAAAAGCCGTTCCCTGGATCAATACATCGTCAAGGTGCGCGAATTATTTAAGCGCAACGGCCTCAGCCTCGATGCCTTTCGCACCGTTCACGGTGTCGGCTACATTCTCGGCACCGACGAGGAATCGAAATAATCACTGCGGGTTAGCCTGAATCCCGAGTAAGGCATCGGCTTGCTCGGCGCCTTCCGGTCCTTGGCTGCGAAACAAAGTCGCGGCATCTCGCACCAGCCGGCCACGTTCGGCAGCCGGCACCCGTTCAATACCCGCGCGGACAAAGTTAAACGCCTCTTTCACCCGCCCCGAGGCCAGCGCGAGTTCACCTAACCGCAACCACGGTTCCGGTCGCGAGACGTCCGCCGTCATCGCAGCCATAAAACTCGCCTCGGCCAGCCGGCGCTCGCCCAACGAAAGCTGATACCTACCGATGCGTTCATGCGCGATGGACACCGGCGCTTCAAAATCGACCGCGAACACCGCCACCTTGAATCCCAAGGGCGCCAACGGAGTCGGCACGCGATAATTCAACGGACGCAGCCAGACCGGCACTTGATGCCCGTAAAGCAACCGGTAGCCCAACGTCGTTCGATCCTCAACCGGCCCGTCTCCACCGCGCAGCGCATAGTTATATTCCGGCAGGAAATCATAACTTGAAATCAGCACCACGTGCGTGATTCCACGGGCATAGATCCGCGCGGCGGCATCCGCCTCATCGCGTGCACTCAAAATCTCCGCCGCCGCCAAAAGACCGTCACGATTTTCCCAATACAAGGTGCCGACGGTGCGGAGACGCCCGTAATAGCCCACCCCCACCGATGCATTCGGATCACTCAGCACGATGGATTTCTCATTGGCACCGGCTTTCCCCAAAAAGCCGGCGATGTCCCGATAAAGCAGCTGCATCGTTTCCCCCAGTTGAACATCCCGAACTTGCTCTACGTGCAATCGCTCCCGCGCCAATGTCCACGGCCCGGATATAAACAACAGCAAGCCGGCTCCGACTAGAGACCACGTCCATCCCCTCGCTGGATTCCGCATCGAAAAAGTCGCCACCAGAAAGACCGCTAGCACGACCTGCGGTGCACTTCCCGTCAGTAGCCATCGATTCTGATACAAGCCCAGAAGCAAAGCCAGCAACGCCACGGCACTCGAAAACAATACCATCGCCCGTTCATCCCTGGACGGTCTTTTCACCACCCAAATGCCCAATAAATTTAGGATGCCCGCCACGATAATCACCTGATCGCCATAAACACCCCACCCTTTTTTTGATGCTTCCACCCACCACGGTTGAAACTCATGTATCGACTCATGGATACGACCCAGAAACGGATCCAGCGGGCCAAACACCGCCACCCCGCGCCCCCAGATGATTAACGGCACCGCCAGCACCGGCGCACTCCATCCCGCTGCACGCACAGCCAGCCACTTCAACGGACGTGCCTCAATCCGCCATTCGATGATCACCGCAATGAGTTCGCCGGCCGCCCACCACGCCAACGCATAAAGCGGATGATTCACCTCCAGCCGCCAACCGAGCCGGTCAGGAAAGTTTTCCACCAAATAAAAGGCCACGCTTAACGTCGCGCCGATCCTTCCCCATAAACGCCAAGCGTGTGGCACCGCCGTAAAGCTGCCGGGGGCCTTGCCGCCAAGCATAAGCCCGACCACCAGTCCCGCTCCACCCGTAAACGCAATCGTCATCACCAATGATGCGGCGCTCACCCACAAACCAATCGCGCCACATATGGCGGATACCACCATAGAACGCATCACAGTCTTGTTCGTTTTGGGCAGCATAGAAACGTCCATGTGCCCATCAGACGTTCGCCAACCAGCCCCTCCCAACAAAGCACTCAAAACCACGCCCAGCACGGTCGCACTGATCAAGCCATGATGGTCGCAATAGGCTGGATAAAATGCCGCATAAAACCCGCGGTGCCCAACCAGCGCCAAGGCAGTCCAAGCCCCCGCCACGTCGCCCCATCGTTGCCAGACCGAAAACGACGCCAGCGTAATCACTATCAGAAAAAAAGGCAGATTCGCCCACAAGGATGCCTCTTCAATCGCGGTTGCCAATGGCTCACCCGTAAAGGCTTTCCTCACCCGTCCGCATGCTTCCAGCCAAAGCGCCCAGCCCGAGTTCCAATAAATGGACCGGCCGTCCGGCGCATTATCAATCTCAGTGGTGCGTAATCTCCACGCACCGGTTTCGGCCAGCCCCAGTGCATGGCGAACCCATACTTGTCCGTCGGGTGCGATCGCTTGGGGAACTCGCTTCAAGGGCGTCTCCAGCACTTCGTCCGTGAAGCGCGTAGCCGTGACCCGATCCAGATAGCGCTCCACCGCAACCGCGTGCCAGGTTGCAAAGCTCGCTGCGAGCAACCAGCCGCACAACCAGAGCCAAAATCCACGGTAATCCGCACACGCAGGCATCTTTGATGGAGAGCAAGGTTCGGACTTCATACAGACAACAACCGCATGGAACTTTTAGAACAAAAACTCCGGCTGCCCATAGCGGGTGCGCGCTTCATTGAGACTGCCCTTCATCTCAAATCCCTCCAGCAAAACGAACAGCTGCTCCGGATTACTCTTCGGTTTTTCCGCCACGATCGTTGGGAGCGACAGATTGAGCGTCGTTAATTTTAAGTTGCGGCGTAGGTCGTCAGCACGATCCCGCACGGCGTCACGGAACCGTTCGGGAACGATCTCCGCTGCATTCGCAATGACACCTTCAATGTCGCGATATTGCTGCAGCCACTTTACCGCCGTCTTGGGTCC
This portion of the Rariglobus hedericola genome encodes:
- a CDS encoding agmatine deiminase family protein, which encodes MAAKKLKETPAKLGFRMPAEWAPQTAIWLSWPHKRASWPGQFRAIPYVFAKIVAQISRFQEVRINIGAPLQKRAWSLITKAGADLTKVTLYDHPTNDAWCRDHGPIFVKNQKSGEIAVTDWVHTAWGGKYPPYDLDNTIPPLVAKKLKLRRFENDMVLEGGSIEVNGEGLLLTSEQCLLNKNRNPHLTREQIEQNLKDYLGVTQVLWVGDGIIGDDTDGHIDDITRFYKADGFITVVESNKRDPNHKILAENLERLKAFRTPKGKKFDIVELPMPKPFAFQGQPVPASYANFLIINGAVLVPNFRQKKRDAEANAIIASCFPGREVIPIDCYELIWGLGTLHCISQQQPA
- a CDS encoding carbon-nitrogen hydrolase; the encoded protein is MPKPKIVKLGLLQHACVADPKANLKKTLSLLDQAAKKGAQIICTQEMVTSQYFCQSEEHRFFDLAEPIPGPTTAAFQKAAKKHGVVVIASLFEKRASGLYHNTAAIIDADGTLLGIYRKMHIPDDPLFYEKFYFTPGDTGFKAWDTKFGRIGVLICWDQWYPEAARLTAMQGAEILFYPTAIGWHPSEKSEYGVNQHGAWETIQRSHAVANGCYVAAINRIGHEVIDGVGGDGLEFWGQTFVAGTSGQILAKASVDKEEVLVVPVEMSKVDVTRTHWPFLRDRRIDAYENLTKRFID
- the hisG gene encoding ATP phosphoribosyltransferase, which encodes MLGLPKGSLEESTKNLFAKAGWKITTSSRSYKPSIDDPELDGRFVRAQEVSRYVEHGFFDCGLTGHDWVLENNSDVVEVCDLVYSKASTLKSRWVLCVPESSPVQTIKDLAGKRIATELMNTTKRFFADKGVVADIEFSWGATEVKVPDLVDAIVDITETGSSLRANKLRIVDTLLYTNTKLIANKASWANPAKRKKIETIALLLRGALEAGSKVGLKLNLPKSSLDALLKALPSLRNPTVSPLSSPEWVAVETIIDESVVREIIPQLKELGAEGIVEYPLNKVVY
- a CDS encoding response regulator transcription factor, whose translation is MRAEPKPLILVIEDEEELAKLICLHLEEAGMQTQVYNRCALALRFLKKNFANLLLLDVNLPDQSGFALLEELKSNDINVPTIFLTGNALEVNKVRGLELGGDDYITKPFGFPELVARIRAVLRRAESNTDMNLTKNVRVLDEPFEFCGAQIVPVRLEIEFGKGKNEKIGRKELGILAYIHENRGSVITRKALIHSVWGIHADVKSRSLDQYIVKVRELFKRNGLSLDAFRTVHGVGYILGTDEESK